GCGGTCGCATTCCTGATCTGCGGGGCGTTGCGGCTGGCCAGATTCAATATCTCGGCTCCTTCCAAGGGTTTCGTGGGCATGCCGATTACGGCAGCCGGATTGCTTCTGTCGATGACCACACTTATAGGTGAACGGCTGAAGCCGGAAATGCTCATTTTAATTATGGGACTGTTGTCTATACTGATGATAAGCAGGGTCCCGTTCCCTTCGTTCAAAAAATTCGTTAACAGGAAGTGATTGTTCATGCCATGGGTCATCGAGATGATCTCACAATACGGTTATATAGCTATATTCGCGCTGCTGGCGCTGGGGCTTGTCGGACTTCCCGTTCCCGATGAGCTGCTGACGCTGTTCGTTGGCTATCTCTCCTCTACCATGGTATTGGATTTCTCGCTTTCGGTTCTGGTCTGTTTCATAGGTTCGATTACAGGCATGCTGATCAGCTACACCATCGGTCTCAGAGTGGGGCAGCCTGTCGTGGACCGGTACGGGAAATGGGTAGGCCTGACGCCTAAACGGTTCGCCTATGTCAAACGCTGGTTTTTCCGGTTCGGCAACTGGACGATATTCATCGCTTATTTCGTTCCGGGCATCCGGCATGTGACCAGCTACATCTCTGGCATTAGTGCCATGTCTTTCCGAAAATACTTAATGGTCACTCTTGCTGGTGCCTTTATCTGGTCACTCCTGTTTGTCTCGATCGGTTATCTGATCGGTTCGAGGCTAAGCTTCGCTTAAGTTAAGTAATATTCTTTTATAATCAAACAGGATCTTACAGTGGCTATTCGTTCTGTTATATACTGCAAGTAGTATTTATGGCTATGAAGCTAGGAATTATAGCGATACGAGGAGGTATGACTGTAATGCCAGAGTTACAAGATATAGTAATTGAAGAATACGTGCCGGCTAGGCACGCCGCTTCCATTGCCGAGATGTGGAACAGAAGCGCAGAGAGCTGGGGCGGAGAAGGAACGTACCGGACAGAGGAAAGCGTGCTGCGGGAACATGAGAACAGCCCGATGCTCAAGTTATTCCTGGCGGTAAGCGGCTCAGAGGTCATCGGATATTGCAGCTTCTCCCACTATAAAGAGGATACCGGAGCGCTCTATATTGCTCTGCTCAACGTGAGACCGGATTACCATGGACGCAAGGTGGGCAAGCGGCTGGTAAGGCGTTCGATCGAAGAGACAATTAAGCTGGGCTGGCCGCGGCTGGATCTCTATACTTGGCCCGGTAATGTCAAGGCGGTGCCTACGTATAAGAAAAGCGGGTTCTTCTGGGAGAACCGGGATGATACGACTCACCTGATGAACTTCATTCCCTCGGTGCTTCAGACCGGAGCGGTGAAGGCTTATTTCGAGAAGATAGACTGGTATAATGACAGCATCCGCGAGATCAAGGTGGAGCCTGACGGTCATGGGGAAAACGGCTTTGACTATTTTACATATGAATGGCTGAAGGATGGCCTCTCGCTGAAAATGGAATATGAGCGGACCGGCCGTGGCTTGCGCCTGATTGAGACGGAGGATTACCGGATACAGGTAACGATTCCTGAACAGCATGAGCTGCCGTTTGGAGCGGAATACCCTGTCGTTTATGAAGCTGTTAACAAAAGCGGAAAGCCTCTGTCGCTCGAGATTAGCGGTAAAAGCAATGCGCAAATCCGCTTGGAGCTGGACGCCGCTCAGGATATTGAATCCGAAGCGCGGATCGAAGGCCGCTTCTTCATCCATCCGGTGGTGGAGGAGCAGGATCTCTATCAGACCCACCCTGTGGTCGAGGCAGAACTGCTCATTAACGGCCTGCCTGCCGTATTCAAGCTGGGCATTAAGCCGAAGTTCCCGGTCAAAGTGAAGCTCCAGGTACCGGACAGAACGCTTTTCGCGGGTGAAGAGGTGGAGCTGGATGTAACGGTGGAGAATGAGTACAGCACAGACACCGTGTTCAGCTTTGAGCTGCCGGAGGACGAGATTCTGTCGTTCAGTCAAAAGCGTTACACCGTAGAGGTTCCGGCGAAGAGCCGGCGAACCGTTACCGCAGCGGCCCGGCTGCTCGGGTACGGGATTTGGCACCATACGGTGAGCATCCGCAGTGCAGAAGAAGGAGCCGATTCGGCTATACTGGAACAGGAGCTGAGCCTGGTCTTCACCGGAGCAGAGACGGCCTTTGGCGGCCCGACCGACAAGGACTGGATCATCAGCAATGGCCGTTATTCGGCCGTTCTGAACAAAACGAACCATTGGCTTACTTTTTTCCAGAACCGTAAATACCTGATGAACCTGCCTTATCCGAAGCTTGGCCTTCCTTATACGAATGAATTCAACAAATTCTCGGCGCTGGATGTGAAGATCTCGAGGGAACAAGAGGCTATCGTGCTTGAGGCTACTTATGAGGTCGGCATCCGGGAAGGCTTGCTGCTGACAATGGTTGTGAAGCTGTTCAGCAATGGTATAGTCTCCCGTTATTTCAGAATCGACAACCCGCAGGCTACCGTTCAGGAGGAAGAACTGTTCCTGAGGGACGGCTTCCGCTTCAACCTGCATGGAGGCGTCATCCCTTACCGAGGCAAATATATAGATCTGAGCGCAGGGGCTGAAGCCTCCGGCATGGATTACTGGGAAGCGCAGGAATTCACGGAGAACTGGATGTTCGCTGCGGATGAAGGCTTCTCCAGAGGGATTAGCTGGCCGTCAGAGCTTAAGCTGATTCAGGACTCGTGGATGCATGCCGTAGAGCATTCCCTGGGGCGGATTCCCGCCGGCGGGCGTAAGGAGACGCCGCCGCTGCGGATCGCGCTGGGAACCTGGGACCATTGGCAGGATTTCCGTGCCTATGCGCTGCAAAGCGGTAACAGCAATGCTGAGGAACTGACCACTACAGAGCAGCTGGAGCTCAGTCTGAATAACGGAAATCCGTTCATAAGCGGAGAGGCTAAGCTTCTCCTTCAGGAGCAGAAGAAGAGCTATCTGGCGGGTGAGATTCGGATCTCTTCCGAAGCAGGTAGCACGGAAGAATCCCGGATCACGGTACAAGAGGAAGAGAAGCTCAGAGAAGCGGCTCTGCCGCTGACAGTACCGGCAGGCGCTGCCCCGGATGTACTGACCCTGCATCTGGATATGGACAGTTATGTGCAGGATCACTCCTTCCTGGTCTTGCCTGTCGCGGATGAACGTGTCCGGCAGGAGAGACTCACAGCAGAAGGGGCACAGGTACTGGCTGTGGACAACGGCATTCTGCGGATACAGGCCAGCCCTGACTTCGCGCCGGGATTGTTCTCGCTTGCCCATCAGGGCGAGGAATGGCTTGAATCTTCTTTTCCGCAGCCGATTGCAAAGTCCTGGTGGAATCCATGGGTAGGCGGAATCGTAACCAGTGTGGGCGACATTGCCTTGCGCAGCTTCATGGAGGAGCCGTTAACGGCTGATTTCGCCGAATTGACCGATAACAAGGGGAACCGCTGGTCAGGGATACGGATGAGCGTAACCATTCAGAAGAATGATAAATACAAAGGACTCGTACTGCATCAGTATTTCATGCTGCTGCCGGGCGTTCCGGTGCTTGTCTCTACGGTACATGTGGAGCAGAATACAGGCGGTCCGCTATGCCCGTTGAAGCTTGAGACCTCAACCTTCTATACTGCCGCTTCCGACATGAAGGATGGCAGAGCGTACCTTAAGAACAGCAGGGGTCAAGAGCTTACCTACAAGTCAGGCCGCGGACAGGCAGAGGATGCCAGCCATAACGGGATTCTGCAAGTCGGTTCCATGGAACGCGAGCAGCGTCTATCATTAGTTACATCATTTAAGCATCCTTCACCTTCTCTGATGGTCAATTCCGTCGCGTTGACGTCTTATGCGGAGGAGTACCTGCATCTACAGGATGGCAAGGAGCAGTTCAGCAAGCCGCAATTCTATCTGATCTCGGATCTCCAGGTACCTGAGCAGGCCTATGGCGATCTGCTGTCGATCCGGTTCAAGAAGTGAGCCAGAGAAAGGAAGCTTCTATGAAAATCATTGACGCACATGTGCATTATTCCAATATTGCAGCCTTCCACGAAACGGCGCAGACCTTGGCGCATATCGATTATACCGGCGAGGGACTCCTGGAGGAGTTCCGCCGCAGCGGTGTCATTGCCGGAGTTGGCATGGGAGTGACCGAGACGGTTGCCGGAGCTTTTCCCGATTCCGCTGCCCTCAATCCTATGCTGCTTGACCTGAGCGAGACACTGCCGGACAATCTGTTCACCTGCGTGGGCATTAACCCGCTCACCCTTCATCTGGAGGGGCAGCTCGAAGCACTGGAGCAATCGCTGCAGCGCTCCGATGTCGTTGGCATCAAGCTGTACGCCGGGTATTACCACTTCAATGTGGGGGATGAGATCTATGATCCGGTCTACAAGCTGGCTGCGGCCTACGGTCTGCCGGTAGTCATTCATGGCGGACTGACTTACGCGGACCAGGGATTGTTGAAGTATTCCCACCCGCTGTCCATGGAGGAGACCTTCCTGAAGCACCGGGAGATTACCTTCATGCTATGCCACCTGGGCGATCCTTGGGTTATGGACACCGCAGCTCTGCTGGAAAAGAATCCTAACCTCTACACGGATTTGTCCGGCTGGATTGTCGGCGATCAGGCCAAGGTGGACCGGCTGCTGACCGAGCAGACCTATACCGATCATTTCCGCCGGGCGCTGGTGTTCGCCGAGAAATACGACCGGCTGGTCTTCGGCACCGACTGGCCGCTGGTCCCGCTGGACGCTTATATTACCTTCGTGAAGCACCTGGTGCCAGAAGCCTATCATGAGGATGTCTTTTATAACAACGCACTCCGCGTGTTCCCTAAGCTTGCGGAGCGGATCAGAGAACTGAATCTGTAAGGTTTGTGTGCTTCCCCCCGGAATGGTGTTCCGGGGGTTTTTGCATTATTGCGCTGGGAAGCGGGGCGGGCTACTTCTTCTAAGGAACGACCTGTGGTAAGCTGTGGTAAGCTGAGATTTGTACAGCATCAGCTTTAACACTGTAAGTGATTGTATTTCCTGCAATAGAAAATGCATAGCAGACCGTAAAATGAGATTCTACTGTATTTCATACAGTGGAATGTTGTGTTTTGGGTGAAAAATGGCCTTTTTTCAATATTCAATTGTACGGAATACAATAGATGCTATTTCGAAGCCTTTTTTACAGCAATCTATTGTACAAAATGCAGTTACTATCGTTCAAGTGCCTACAGCATCCGACTGCCACAGAAAGGGCGTACAGATGAAGAAAGTTATTGTGATCGGAGCAGGTATTCTCGGGGCATCGGCAGCTTACCAGTTAGCAGTGATGGGCGCGGAGGTGCAGATTATAGACCGTCAAGACCCTGGACAAGCTACGGATGCAGCGGCAGGCATTATCTGTCCCTGGCTGTCGCAGCGGCGCAATCAGGCCTGGTACCGGCTGGCGAAGGCGGGGGCACGGTTCTATCCCGAGTTGATTAACCAGCTTAAGGAAGGGGGCGAAGCGCATACCGGTTATGCCAGGGTTGGGGCGCTTAGTATACATACGGATGAAAGCAAGCTCGACAAAATAGAACAGCGGGCACGGATGCGGCTGGCAGATGCCCCGGAGATAGGAGTCATCACGCGGCTTAGCGCACAGCAGACCCGTGAACGGTTCCCGCTGCTGGCAGAAGGATACGCCTCGGTTCATATCAGCGGTGCTGCCAGAGTGGATGGCCGCGCCTTGCGGGACGCTCTGCTTCATTCTGCACAGCAGCAGGGCGCGGTCATGGTTACCGGTGACGCTGAGCTTGCCTTTGAACCGGGCCGGGTAACAGGAGTCCACGCAGGGGGACACTATTATCCGGCGGATGAAGTGATTATCTGTGCAGGCGCATGGGCGAACCCGGTGCTCCGGCCGCTTGGTATTGACTTCAAGGTGAGCTATCAAAAGGGGCAGATCATGCATTTGCAGGTATCTGACCACAAGGATACGGAAGTCTGGCCGGTGGTGATCCCGCCAAGCGATCAATACCTGCTCGCTTTTGCCGGGCAGCAGATTGTGATCGGAGCTACTCATGAGAATGACGTAGAAGGATATAATACCAGAGTGACCGCCGGCGGTATGCAGGAGATTCTGGCTAAGGGACTGGAAGTAGCGCCTGGACTGGCGGACGGTACCTATAGTGAAGTGAGGGTCGGCTTCCGTCCGTTCACTCCGGGATTTCTGCCGGTCATAGGGGCTGTCCCCGGGTGGAGCGGAGTCCTTGCGGCCAATGGTCTGGGAGCTTCAGGACTTACGATGGGGCCGTATATCGGTTATCAGCTGGCGAAGCTGGCACTCGGCAGAGAGCCTGATCTGGAGCTGGACGATTATAGCCTTCTGAGAGCCATAACGGGCGGATGATAACGAATACATTTCCTTCATTGGAACATTATGATTCAATTCGGATTGCCGGATGAATTTTTGTTTGACAGAAGTGAAGGTCTGATCCATAATACAATCCATACTAAACATATATGATTTATAGGAAGGGTGGATCACACGTGATTAATTTAAAAGCTTCTATGAGAAAAACAGCAGGGCTCGGTACACTTGCGGTATTATTCGTATCGCTGCTTGCCGGCTGCTCTGGGTCTGCTAATCCTGCGGATTCGAGTAATGGGGCTCAGGCCAGTACGGCTCCAGCCGCAACGGAAAGTGCAAGCACAGCAGAGCCTGCAACTGGAGGCACCTTCGTGTATGGCCGCCCGGCTTCCGTAACGTCGTTTGATCTGCATAACCAGATTACATCGAATAACGCATTCGCGATTGATAAAGTGTTTGAGTCACTGGTTGCTTTTGACAGCAAGGGTGAAATTACAGATCAGCTCGCAGCCTCGCATACGATCAGCGAAGACGGCTTAACTTATACGTTCGTGCTGCGTGACGGCCTGAAGTTCTCGAACGGTACGCCGGTGACACCAGAGGATGCGGTATTCTCCCTGCAGCGGCATCTGAAGGTTGGCGGTCCGCTGGCTATCTCGGCCAAGGTGGATACGGTGAAGGCACAGGATGAGAAGACACTCGTAATCACGCTAAAAGAGCCCTACACCCCGTTCATCTCGGAGCTGTCGAACTTCTCGAACGGAATTATCCCGAATAACTTCGGCGGAGTGACCGAAGAGGAATTCTTTAAGAAGCCGGTTGGCACGGGGCCGTTCGTGATCGAGACATGGGACCCGGCAGGTGATGTTACCTTCACCAAGAATACCAACTACTGGAAGGAAGGTCAGCCTTATATCGACAAGCTTGTCTATAAGCTGATCCAGGATGACAGTCAGGCCATCAACCAGCTTAAGGCGGGGGCCGTGAATGCTGTTGAAGCCCTGTCGCTACAGAATGCGGGCGAGATCAAGGATGGTGCAGACACAACAGTGGTAACGAACGGCAGCTGGGTGACTGAACAGCTCTTCTTCAATACACTGGATAAGCACTTCTCCGATGTGCATGTCCGCCGGGCACTGGCGCTTGCGCTTGACCGTGACGGCCTGACCAAGGCCTTGACCTTCGGCTATGCGCAGACGGCGACTTCCCTGCTGCCGTCAACGATTCCTTACAATGCCAATGACAAGATCAAGGCACTGAGCTTCGATCCGGCGGCTGCCAAGGCAGAGCTGGCCAAATCGGCCTTCCCTGACGGATTCTCCACCAAGCTGCTGGTGGCTTCCGGCAACAGCACCCGGGCCCAGGAAGCCCAGATTATCCAGGCAGCCGGCCAGGCGATCGGGATCAAGATTGAGATTGAATCGGTGGAGCTGGCTACCTTCCGCGAACGCTTCTTCGCTTATGATTTCGCGGCGATGCTGAACAGCGGCCAGGCGGATTCCCCGGAAGCGAACTCGATTCTGGCGTTCCAGACCGACCCGGAAGGCTTCAGCAAATCGTACTGGACGCATTACACGAATGAGAAGGTAACCAAGCTGCTATATGAAGGCCAGAAGACAGCTGACGGTGAAGGACGGGCTACGATCTACACCGAGCTTTTACAGACGCTTGCAGATGAAGTTCCTTACATCCCGCTGTACTATCCGGATATCCTGATCGGCGCCCGATCTTCTGTAGACGGACTTGTGGTTCTGCCTAACGGCAGTATCCGTCTGGAAGATGTCCGACTAGCTAAATGATGAAATCCAAGCTGACCCTGAGCGGTGCAGCTGGAAACAACGGTTCTTACAAGTGGCTGGCCTTAGCCCTTGTAAGAGCCTTAATTGTTATCCTCTGCGTAATGACGGCGGTCTTTTTCCTGATTAGAATAGTACCCGGTGACCCCGCCAAAATGATTCTCGGTGAATACAGCACACCTGAAGCGCTTAAGAATATGCACCACACGCTCGGACTGGATCTCTCCTTGTGGGATCAGTTCACCCGGTTCGTGAAGCTGCTTTTCACTCAGGGAGATACCGGAAACTCTATTATTGCCGGCACCTCGTCGAGAGAGCTGATTGCAGAGCGTGCTCCGGTCACACTACTGCTGATTATAATCGCCTCGGGGCTTGCGATCATTACAGCACTCCTGCTGGCAACGGTTGCTGCCACCCACAAGGACAAGCTGCTCGACCATCTGATCCGCATTATTCCAGCGGTCACCCTAGGGATGCCGGTCTTCTGGGTTGGGATTCTGTTCATTTTGTTCTTCAGCGTGCGGCTGGGCTGGTTCCCCGTAGGGGGAATTGGCGAGGGCTGGTCGGGTACGCTCCATAGTCTGGTGCTACCGGCGGTCACGATTGCTTTTTCACAGATTCCTACGCTGGTCCGCTCGCTGCGTGCGCAAATGCTGGAGGTGCTTGAATCCGAATTCGTTGTCACTCTCCGGGCAGCTGGAATCCCGTCCAGAGTGATCCTGTTCAAGCATGTGCTGCGCAATTCGGCATTGCCTACCTTGATGCTGCTGGGAGTGAATGTGTCCTACCTGATCGGGGGAACGCTCGTTGTGGAGCAGGTCTTCGGTATCAAGGGCATCGGCAGCCTGCTGTTCACCTCCATCTCGAATAGGGATTTTCCGGTGATTCAGGGGATTGCGCTCTATTGTGCGCTGGCTGTTGTGATCATCAGTCTGCTGATCGAAATGATCTCCGGGTGGCTTGATCCCAGAACGAAGGGGAAATCATGAATACTACACAGATAGACACAACCCTCCCGGACACCCTGAAGCCCACAAGCGGACTCCGAAGAGTACTTAACACCCCGTCACTACTGATCGGGATCATTATGTTCGCTATACTTATACTGCTCGCCATATTCATCCCTTACTTAAGTCCATATAACCCGACGGAGCAGAATCTGAGCGCCTTCCTGCAGCCGCCTTCCGCAGCCCACTGGCTCGGTACCGACCAGCTTGGCCGTGATTTGTTCACCAGACTGGTCTATGCCGCCCGGACGGATCTGACGATCATGGTGCTGGCTGAGATTATTCCGTTCTGCACGGGCGTCATGCTGGGCATGATCTCGGGGTACTATGGCAAGTGGACCGATAGAATCATATCGCTGATCACGGACACTTTTATTGCCTTCCCATTCTATTTGATCGTCATTATCGTGGCCTTCGCCAGCGGGGCAGGGGAGCGCGGAATCTACATCACCTTCATTCTCGTAGGCTGGATTGTATTCGCCCGTGTGGTCAGAGGACTCAGCGCTTCCTTCCGTAAGCAGGAATGGATTGCCTCGGCGCAGACGCTTGGTCTGCCCGGACACCGCATCCTTCTGCGCCATCTTCTGCCGAATGTATTGCCGCAAGCCGTTGTCGTGCTGATGACGGATATGATCGGACTCCTGGTAGCCATTGTTACGCTGGGTTATCTGGGCATCGGGATTGCCCCGCCTACGCCGGACTGGGGAACGATGATCGCAGACGGACAAC
This genomic interval from Paenibacillus sp. FSL H8-0332 contains the following:
- a CDS encoding FAD-dependent oxidoreductase, translated to MKKVIVIGAGILGASAAYQLAVMGAEVQIIDRQDPGQATDAAAGIICPWLSQRRNQAWYRLAKAGARFYPELINQLKEGGEAHTGYARVGALSIHTDESKLDKIEQRARMRLADAPEIGVITRLSAQQTRERFPLLAEGYASVHISGAARVDGRALRDALLHSAQQQGAVMVTGDAELAFEPGRVTGVHAGGHYYPADEVIICAGAWANPVLRPLGIDFKVSYQKGQIMHLQVSDHKDTEVWPVVIPPSDQYLLAFAGQQIVIGATHENDVEGYNTRVTAGGMQEILAKGLEVAPGLADGTYSEVRVGFRPFTPGFLPVIGAVPGWSGVLAANGLGASGLTMGPYIGYQLAKLALGREPDLELDDYSLLRAITGG
- a CDS encoding GNAT family N-acetyltransferase, whose product is MPELQDIVIEEYVPARHAASIAEMWNRSAESWGGEGTYRTEESVLREHENSPMLKLFLAVSGSEVIGYCSFSHYKEDTGALYIALLNVRPDYHGRKVGKRLVRRSIEETIKLGWPRLDLYTWPGNVKAVPTYKKSGFFWENRDDTTHLMNFIPSVLQTGAVKAYFEKIDWYNDSIREIKVEPDGHGENGFDYFTYEWLKDGLSLKMEYERTGRGLRLIETEDYRIQVTIPEQHELPFGAEYPVVYEAVNKSGKPLSLEISGKSNAQIRLELDAAQDIESEARIEGRFFIHPVVEEQDLYQTHPVVEAELLINGLPAVFKLGIKPKFPVKVKLQVPDRTLFAGEEVELDVTVENEYSTDTVFSFELPEDEILSFSQKRYTVEVPAKSRRTVTAAARLLGYGIWHHTVSIRSAEEGADSAILEQELSLVFTGAETAFGGPTDKDWIISNGRYSAVLNKTNHWLTFFQNRKYLMNLPYPKLGLPYTNEFNKFSALDVKISREQEAIVLEATYEVGIREGLLLTMVVKLFSNGIVSRYFRIDNPQATVQEEELFLRDGFRFNLHGGVIPYRGKYIDLSAGAEASGMDYWEAQEFTENWMFAADEGFSRGISWPSELKLIQDSWMHAVEHSLGRIPAGGRKETPPLRIALGTWDHWQDFRAYALQSGNSNAEELTTTEQLELSLNNGNPFISGEAKLLLQEQKKSYLAGEIRISSEAGSTEESRITVQEEEKLREAALPLTVPAGAAPDVLTLHLDMDSYVQDHSFLVLPVADERVRQERLTAEGAQVLAVDNGILRIQASPDFAPGLFSLAHQGEEWLESSFPQPIAKSWWNPWVGGIVTSVGDIALRSFMEEPLTADFAELTDNKGNRWSGIRMSVTIQKNDKYKGLVLHQYFMLLPGVPVLVSTVHVEQNTGGPLCPLKLETSTFYTAASDMKDGRAYLKNSRGQELTYKSGRGQAEDASHNGILQVGSMEREQRLSLVTSFKHPSPSLMVNSVALTSYAEEYLHLQDGKEQFSKPQFYLISDLQVPEQAYGDLLSIRFKK
- a CDS encoding ABC transporter substrate-binding protein codes for the protein MRKTAGLGTLAVLFVSLLAGCSGSANPADSSNGAQASTAPAATESASTAEPATGGTFVYGRPASVTSFDLHNQITSNNAFAIDKVFESLVAFDSKGEITDQLAASHTISEDGLTYTFVLRDGLKFSNGTPVTPEDAVFSLQRHLKVGGPLAISAKVDTVKAQDEKTLVITLKEPYTPFISELSNFSNGIIPNNFGGVTEEEFFKKPVGTGPFVIETWDPAGDVTFTKNTNYWKEGQPYIDKLVYKLIQDDSQAINQLKAGAVNAVEALSLQNAGEIKDGADTTVVTNGSWVTEQLFFNTLDKHFSDVHVRRALALALDRDGLTKALTFGYAQTATSLLPSTIPYNANDKIKALSFDPAAAKAELAKSAFPDGFSTKLLVASGNSTRAQEAQIIQAAGQAIGIKIEIESVELATFRERFFAYDFAAMLNSGQADSPEANSILAFQTDPEGFSKSYWTHYTNEKVTKLLYEGQKTADGEGRATIYTELLQTLADEVPYIPLYYPDILIGARSSVDGLVVLPNGSIRLEDVRLAK
- a CDS encoding DedA family protein, coding for MPWVIEMISQYGYIAIFALLALGLVGLPVPDELLTLFVGYLSSTMVLDFSLSVLVCFIGSITGMLISYTIGLRVGQPVVDRYGKWVGLTPKRFAYVKRWFFRFGNWTIFIAYFVPGIRHVTSYISGISAMSFRKYLMVTLAGAFIWSLLFVSIGYLIGSRLSFA
- a CDS encoding ABC transporter permease; its protein translation is MMKSKLTLSGAAGNNGSYKWLALALVRALIVILCVMTAVFFLIRIVPGDPAKMILGEYSTPEALKNMHHTLGLDLSLWDQFTRFVKLLFTQGDTGNSIIAGTSSRELIAERAPVTLLLIIIASGLAIITALLLATVAATHKDKLLDHLIRIIPAVTLGMPVFWVGILFILFFSVRLGWFPVGGIGEGWSGTLHSLVLPAVTIAFSQIPTLVRSLRAQMLEVLESEFVVTLRAAGIPSRVILFKHVLRNSALPTLMLLGVNVSYLIGGTLVVEQVFGIKGIGSLLFTSISNRDFPVIQGIALYCALAVVIISLLIEMISGWLDPRTKGKS
- a CDS encoding TatD family hydrolase — its product is MKIIDAHVHYSNIAAFHETAQTLAHIDYTGEGLLEEFRRSGVIAGVGMGVTETVAGAFPDSAALNPMLLDLSETLPDNLFTCVGINPLTLHLEGQLEALEQSLQRSDVVGIKLYAGYYHFNVGDEIYDPVYKLAAAYGLPVVIHGGLTYADQGLLKYSHPLSMEETFLKHREITFMLCHLGDPWVMDTAALLEKNPNLYTDLSGWIVGDQAKVDRLLTEQTYTDHFRRALVFAEKYDRLVFGTDWPLVPLDAYITFVKHLVPEAYHEDVFYNNALRVFPKLAERIRELNL
- a CDS encoding ABC transporter permease — encoded protein: MNTTQIDTTLPDTLKPTSGLRRVLNTPSLLIGIIMFAILILLAIFIPYLSPYNPTEQNLSAFLQPPSAAHWLGTDQLGRDLFTRLVYAARTDLTIMVLAEIIPFCTGVMLGMISGYYGKWTDRIISLITDTFIAFPFYLIVIIVAFASGAGERGIYITFILVGWIVFARVVRGLSASFRKQEWIASAQTLGLPGHRILLRHLLPNVLPQAVVVLMTDMIGLLVAIVTLGYLGIGIAPPTPDWGTMIADGQPFITTAWWLSAVPGFAVVYTGIALSLLGDGLADIWRRKG